The Aeromicrobium yanjiei DNA segment TCGCTTCACCTGCGCGGCCGCCGTGGCGTCGAGCTCGTGTCGCAAGAGCACCTCGCGGAGAAGCTCGAAGTCAGGCCGCTCTGCGAGGGCAGCGCCAAATATCTCCGATCGCACTGCTTCCAACCAACCCAGCCGGTCCACGTTCGTTACCGCGGGATCGGTCAATGATTCGGTGATCCTGTTGAGCGCGCTGTTCGGCGCAAGCCTCTCTTCAAGCGACTCGAGGTCTTCGAACTCACCCGGGACTAGAAGCCCCAGCAGGTTGAACAGGTCACGATTACGCAAGTTGACCGGCGTTGCAGAGAGCATCACGAAGGCGTCGGCCCACTCAGAGAGTAGTTCTCCCAGCTCGTGACTTCGTGTCTCGCTGTTCCGGAAGGAGTGAGCCTCATCGACGATCACGAGATCAAACTGGAGACCCAAGTCGTTGGCCTGTTCCAGCCCGTCCCACGTACGCAATCGCTCGATGCTGCAGATGTAGGCCCGCCGCGCAGGCAGTGTCCCTCGTTCTAGCCGCTCGTTCACCTCAGACAAGCGATCGCTGGTGAGCTCGGTGAGCTCGACACTGAATCTCTCCTCCATCTCGCGCTTCCATTTCGAGACGAGGGAGGATGGACACACCACCAGCACCCTGTCTGCCTGTCTCCGCGCCTCCAGCTCGGTCCACACCAGTCCTGCTTCGATGGTCTTGCCCAGGCCGACTTCGTCGGCGATCAGCAGCCGAAGCGTGTCGGTGTTCAAGAGCTTCAGCACTGGCTTGAACTGGTAGGGCCTAAACACCGTCCGCGTGGCGCTGTACGAATAGAGCGTGTCGCGAAAGTTCATGTTGAGCTTGGCCCGGGTGAGGGTTGCGGCGAAGCGAGCGGGTGACTCCGGCTTGAGCTGAACCCAAGCCGACGCGTCGTCTGAAGACGGTCGACGCGAGATGTCCGCTTCGCGTAGCCAGCTGAGCCCGCCCGCGGCGAACACGCGGTACCGCCACCCCGCCTGCGCGTATTGCCGACTCCGGATGATTCCGTCTTGCCCCGAGGCCCGCATGATTACGTCCCCGCCAACCTCGTAGAGGGCCGCGGGGACGGGTGCAGATGCGTTCCACAGGTGCTCGAACCAGTCAGCTGCCGAGGCGAGGGGCGAGCCTTCGGACACATCCGAGCTGAGATGTCGCTCACTCGCGCCGGCAGGAGCTCCGGTAACCACTTGAAGTAGCGAGTTCAGGCCGGCGCCAGAGAACCAGTAAGTGCCGGACGGAAGCACGGCGATACTCGTATTGAGTCGAACCGCCGCATTGCCCGTATCGAAGTCCTCGAACCCGGGCGCAACAATCAAGATCTCGTCGAACGCAGACGCCTGAGCTATTCTGGTGGCGTCAGTCGACACCGGATGATATCCCCAGTGGTCCGCAACCTGCTCAGTCGTAAGTGTGAACATCATCCCCCGTGGAGCGCCGACATTTCTTGCGTAGACGATATTCGCCGCGCGGGTCGCACGAAGAGATTTGCAAGTATATGGCTCGGTCGAGCTACCAAAGACGGGAGCCGAACCACAGGAGCTGCCGCCGCGGAGCGGGCGTACGGTAACGCCGGGGAACGTGCCGAGAGTCTTTCGGGTACCCGCCGTCGATTAGTTGAGAAGAGCCAGCACTACACCCAGGAACGCAAGGACCGCCGCCGCCCCCACCACGCCAACCACCAGCGCCAGTCGATTTTCCAGCCGGTCTGAACGCACCGCTGCGTGCTCCAGCTCCCGCCGTGGGCTGGGAGCGAGGGAACTGGATACACCCGCGGAACTGTTATCAGGGTCCAGTTCGATCGACCATCGTGCCTTTGGCCCGAGAGTGGCTTGTGGAAGTTGCCTGTGATTCTTCCGTTTGCCCGCGGGGCGTAGGTCGCGATGAGAAGCTCTGTGGCGTGCCAACCCTCAGAACCGAATATGTCCAGGATGAATTCGTTGCCTCTGCGGAGTACCAGCGGGTCCACGACATCAGCGACAAGCTGCTGGAGCATCTGAATGAGCCAGCTGCCCGCGAACTCTTGGTAGCGGCCAACATGCCTGGCACGTCAAGTGCCATGGTTCAGAATTCGTTCGGTCGCTTCAGCGCTGACCTTGGATTCGTGGACGAGGCGAAGGGGCTCTTTGCTGAGTATCCCAACAAGGCGCTGCGCCCCGACTTCTTCCTTCGTCTTGGCGACACAGGGATTCTCATGGAGGTCGAACGAGGCAAGACAACCACGAACAACATGGACCTCCTCGACATGTGGAAGTGCCATCTGTGCGTGCATGCCCACTACCTGTTTCTCATGGTCCCGCAGGCGCTCATGCACAACGCCAGCATGAGCCCGAAGAAGGAATACAACTACGTCGTGAAAAGGCTCGAGTCATTCTTCGTAAAGGGAAACCACACGAACGTCAGAGCAGTGCACATCTTCGGTTACTGACAGACGCTTACGGGGGCCGACCAGAAGAAGGCAGCTCAGCCCATGAACACGTCAGCGAACAGCTCGGCCGACCGCAGCCGCTGCTCGACCCGCGGGCTCTGGTGGGCGACGATCAACTCGTCCGCGCCGGTCTGCTCGGCGAACTCGGTGACCAGCTTCTTCACGACGTCGGGGGTGCCGGCGGCGCTGTAGGTCATCATCTGGCGCAGGTGGCCACCCTGCGGCGAGGCGAGGATCTGGTCGGCCTGCTCGTCGGTGTACTTGGTGCCGGGGCGCACGAGCAGCGCCACGCGGCTGCGCAGCACCTCCTGCTGCTGGCGCTCGGCGTCGGCCTGGTCGTCAGCGGCCAGGACGTTGAACGCCGCCATCAGGTAGGGCTTGTCGAGCTGCTCGGACGGCTTGAACTCGCGGCGGTACAGCTCGATCGCGTCGTGCAGCGCGGCCGGGGCGAAGTGGGACGCGAAGGCGTACGGGAGGCCCAGGGCGGCGGCGAGGCCAGCGCCGAACAGCGAGGAGCCGAGGATGTAGAGCGGGACGTTGGTGCCGTCGCCCGGGTACGCCGAGACGTCCGGGATGCGCGACTCACCGCGCAGGTACGCCTGCAGCTCGAGGACGTCCTCGGGGAAGGTATCGGACGACGTGGCGTTGCGCCGCAGCGCGTGCATCGTGTTCTGGTCGGTGCCCGGCGCGCGACCGAGTCCAAGGTCGATGCGGCCCGGGTGCAGGGTCTCGAGCGTGCCGAACTGCTCCGCGATCTGCAGCGGCGAGTGGTTCGGCAGCATCACTCCCCCGGATCCAAGGCGAATGGTGTTGGTATGGGCGGCCACGTGGGCGATCAGCACTGACGTCGCCGACGAGGCGATCGCGGCCATGTTGTGATGCTCGGCGTACCAGACCCGCTTGTAGCCGGTCTTTTCCGCCGTCTGGGCCAGGGCGACGGTGCCCGCCAGCGCATCGGCGACGGACTGGTCGCGAGCGACAGTGGCAAGGTCGAGGATCGAGACCGGCACAGACATGAAACACCCTTCGTCGACAAGCAGGCGGCTAGTGAGCGCCGCCTTCTAGTGATGACAACCACGCGGGGGTCGGATCTCATCCCGGGGGCGTTGTCGGGAATGTCTCGCTGGGGCGGTTGGGGTTTGTTCGCCTCGGGCTTCGCCCTCACGGTCGCTGCGCTCCCTGGCGAACGAAGTGGCTCGCGTTGTTCGCCTCGGGCTTCGCCCTCACGGTCGCTGGGCTCCCTGGCGAACGAAGTGGCTCGCGTTGTTCGCCTCGGGCTTCGCCCTCACGGTCGCTGCGCTCCCTGGCGAACCAAGTGGCTCGCGTTGTTCGCCTCGGGCTTCGCCCTCACGGTCGCTTCGCTCCCTGGCGAACGAAGTGGCTCGCGTTGTTCGCCTCGGGCTTCGCCCTCACGGTCGCTGCGCTCCCTGGCGAACGAAGGGGCACAACGGGGCCGGCCCGGCACTCCGTGAGGAGCGCCGGGCCGGTCTGTTGACTGCGAGCCAGAGATTCAGCTGCAGCCGCTGGTGCTGCCGCAGCCCTCGCACACGTGGCAGGAGCCGGCGGGACGCATCTTGGTGCCGCAGGTCATGCACAGCGGCGAGTCGACCGCGGACCCGGTGATCTGCTCGAACAGCTCGGCGCTGGTGTGCGCGGTGGCCGGGGCGGGCTTGGCCGCGGCTGCCTCGTGGCTGTCGCCGGAGACGCTGATGTCCGCGGAGACGTTGACGTCGCCTCGGGCTTCGCCCTCACGGTCGCTGCGCTCCCTGGCGACCGAGGGTGCGGCGCTGGCGACCGAGGTCTCGAGCGAGTCCGGGGCATCGTCGATCAGCTCGGCGGCGGTGGTGCCGGCCGAGATCGGCTGGTGCGATCCGGTGTCGAGGTAGCGCTGACGCTCGTCGGCCGAGAAGATGCCAAGCGCCGAGCGGGTGTCGAAGTCCAGGTAGTCCAGGGCCAGGCGACGGAACGTGTAGTCCATGATCGACTGGCTCATGCGGACGTCCGGGTCGTCGGTCAGGCCGGCGGGCTCGAACTTCATGTTGGTGAACTTCTGCACGAAGGTCTCCAGCGGCACGCCGTACTGCAGCGAGATGCTGATCGCGATCGAGAAGGCGTCCATCATGCCGGCCAGGGTCGAGCCCTGCTTGCCGAGCTTCATGAAGATCTCGCCGAGCGAGCCGTCCTCGTGGGCACCCGAGGTCATGTAGCCCTCGGCGCCACCGACGGAGAACGACGTCGTGATGGCCTGGCGCGACTTCGGCAGGCGACGACGGATCGGCTTCTCGACGATGACTTCCTTGATGACTTCCTTGACCTCGGTCGAACCGGAGGACTTGGCCTCCTTGCCGTCCGACAGCGGCTGGCCGACCTTGCAGTTGTCGCGGTAGACCGCGAGCGCCTTGAGGCCGAGCTTCCAACCCTGGAAGTAGACGTCCTGGATCTCCTCGACCGTGGCCGTCTCGGGCAGGTTGACCGTCTTGGAGATCGCACCGGACAGGA contains these protein-coding regions:
- a CDS encoding LLM class flavin-dependent oxidoreductase, with the translated sequence MSVPVSILDLATVARDQSVADALAGTVALAQTAEKTGYKRVWYAEHHNMAAIASSATSVLIAHVAAHTNTIRLGSGGVMLPNHSPLQIAEQFGTLETLHPGRIDLGLGRAPGTDQNTMHALRRNATSSDTFPEDVLELQAYLRGESRIPDVSAYPGDGTNVPLYILGSSLFGAGLAAALGLPYAFASHFAPAALHDAIELYRREFKPSEQLDKPYLMAAFNVLAADDQADAERQQQEVLRSRVALLVRPGTKYTDEQADQILASPQGGHLRQMMTYSAAGTPDVVKKLVTEFAEQTGADELIVAHQSPRVEQRLRSAELFADVFMG